The region ACAACAGCGCCCCAAGCCCGAAAAAGAGGGCGATGTTCGACCAGCTTGGTGTGGATTCAAGCCATTGCTCCATCATCCGTCGACCTCCCCTAGCACAATGTCAATCGACCCCAAAATGGCGATGACATTGGCCAAGTTTTCTCCTTTGAGCAGCTTCGGGAGTATTTGCAAGTTGTAAAACGACGGGCGCCGGAATTTGAGGCGGTACGGCTCTTTTTTGCCGTCGCTCGCAATATAGCAGCCGATCTCGCCGCGCGGCGCTTCAATGCGGACGAACGTCTCCCCAGGCGGCGCTTTAATGATGCGGGGCACTTTTCCCATGATCGGCCCCTCAGGCGGAAATTGCTCACACGCCTGCTCGATGATGCGGAGCGACTGTTCGATTTCCGCCATCCGGCATTCATAGCGGGCGAGGCAGTCGCCGCCGTCGCGCACCGGCACGTCAAAATCAAAGCGGTCATAGATCGAATACGGTTCATCTTTGCGCAAATCCCATTTGACGCCGGTCGACCGCAAGTTGACGCCGCTCAGCGAATAGCTGATCGCCTCTTCTTTCGTATACCTCCCGACGCCGGTGACGCGCTGGCGGAAAATTTCATTGCCAGTGACAAGCTCATGATAGCCGTGAAGTTTCTCCCGCATGTACGGAACGAACTGCTTCACTTTGTCAATCCAACCGTCCGGCGCATCCCATTTGACGCCGCCGATGCGCATATAGTTGAACGTCAGCCGTGCTCCAGACAGCTCATTTAATAGATTAATAATCATTTCCCGTTCACGGAACGCGTACAAAAACGGGCTCGTCGCGCCAAGGTCAAGCAAGTACGTCCCCCACCAGACGAGATGGCTGGCGATCCGCCCGAGCTCCATGGCGAGAACGCGCAAATATTCAGCCCGCTCCGGCACTTCAATGCCCATCATCGTTTCGACCGCATGGCAAAGCACGTAGTTGTTCGTCATCGCCGACAAGTAGTCCATCCGGTCGGTGTACGGGATGATTTGCGTATATTGCAGCCCTTCGGCAATTTTCTCCGTCCCGCGGTGCAAATAGCCGATGACCGGTGTTGCTTCTTGAATGATCTCGCCTTCAATTTTCAAAATGAGGCGGAACACCCCGTGCGTGCTCGGGTGTTGAGGGCCGACGTTTAAAATCATTTCTTCTGTGCGCAGCATCATTCACACCTCCGCATCGTACGGCTCATAATCTTTGCGCAGCGGATGCCCGACCCATTGTTCGCCCAGAAAGATGCGGATCAAGTTCGGGTGGCCGCGGAAACGGATGCCAAGCAAATCGTACGCTTCGCACTCCGGCCAGTTCGCCCCAGGCCAAAGCGGAACGAGCGAATCGATTTCCGGATTGTCGCGCTCGATTTTGACTTTCAGCGCCACCGGCTGCCGGTTCGGGTATGAGTACAAATGGACGTACACTTCCATATGGGTCTGAAAATCGGTGCCGTGCAGCTCGGACAAATAATCAAACCGAAGCTGTTCATTGTATTTCAAAAACTCGGCGACTTTGTAGTACGCCTCTTTTTTCACGACAAGCGTCGGCATGTCTTTCGCGAGCCGATTGATGTACGCGTCCTCAAGCACATCCGGCCCGAGATGCTCATGAATGACGCGGA is a window of Geobacillus kaustophilus DNA encoding:
- a CDS encoding NADH-quinone oxidoreductase subunit D encodes the protein MLRTEEMILNVGPQHPSTHGVFRLILKIEGEIIQEATPVIGYLHRGTEKIAEGLQYTQIIPYTDRMDYLSAMTNNYVLCHAVETMMGIEVPERAEYLRVLAMELGRIASHLVWWGTYLLDLGATSPFLYAFREREMIINLLNELSGARLTFNYMRIGGVKWDAPDGWIDKVKQFVPYMREKLHGYHELVTGNEIFRQRVTGVGRYTKEEAISYSLSGVNLRSTGVKWDLRKDEPYSIYDRFDFDVPVRDGGDCLARYECRMAEIEQSLRIIEQACEQFPPEGPIMGKVPRIIKAPPGETFVRIEAPRGEIGCYIASDGKKEPYRLKFRRPSFYNLQILPKLLKGENLANVIAILGSIDIVLGEVDG